DNA sequence from the Acidothermus cellulolyticus 11B genome:
AGGAACTTCTGGACCTCGGGACCGTCGCCCGGGTCATCGGGTGCGGCGGGACGGAGAATCTCGACAACCCGGTGAGTCCACGCGGTTACCGGCTGCTCGCGAAAATTCCACGGCTGCCGTGTGCGGTCATCGAGCGGTTGGTCGAACATTTTGGCACCTTGCAGAAACTCTTGGCGGCCAGTGTCGACGACCTGCAGGCCGTCGAGGGTGTCGGCGAGAGCCGCGCTCGCAGCGTCCGGGAGGGACTGTCCCGGCTTGCGGAATCGTCGATCCTCGAGCGATACGTGTGAGTTGCCGATGAGTTTCAACCTGCGCGCCCTGCTCACCGAACGTGCCGGCGAGAACTACGACCTGCACGGGCGTTACGTCAATCCACAGGTTCCCCGCGTCCTCAAGACACTCGGCTTCGACCGGATATACCAGCGCGCCGAGGGGTGTTACCTGTACGACGACGCCGGCAACCGCTACCTGGACATGCTTGCCGGTTTCGGCGTGCACGGCGTCGGCCGGAATCATCCGGTTGTGCGTCAGGCCCTGCACGACCTGCTGGACGCCGAACTGGCAGACATGGTGCAATTCGACGCCCCCTTGCTGGCCGGGCTGTTCGCCGAGCGGCTGTTGCAGAAGGCCCCCGGCTTGGACCGCGTTTTCTTCTGCAACAGCGGATCGGAGGCCGTTGAGGCGGCGTTGAAGTTTGCGCGGGCGGCGACCGGACGGCCGCGGATCGTATTCCTGGACCACGCTTACCACGGGCTCACCGCCGGCGCGTTGTCGGTGAACGGCGCCGAGGAATTCCGGAAGGGCTTCGGGCCGCTGCTCCCGGCGACGCCGATCGAGATCGGCGACCTCGATGCGCTCCGCCGGGAACTGAAGAAGGGGGACGTTGCCGCATTTCTCGTCGAACCGATCCAAGGCAAGGGCGTGCACATTCCGCCGCCCGGTTTTCTCGCCGCCGCCCAGCAGGAGCTGCGCCATTACGGTGCATTGCTCATCTGTGACGAGGTGCAGACCGGCATCGGCCGCACCGGCCGATTCTTCGGCTATGAGCACGAGGGCGTCGATCCGGACATTGTCACGGTGGCGAAGGCGCTCTCCGGAGGCTTCGTGCCGATCGGAGCGACCTTGGCGAAACGCGAGGTTTTCGACAAGGTCTTCTCCTCGATGGACCGGGTCTTTGTCCATGCCTCCACGTTCATGGGGAACGCGATGGCAATGACGGCCGGGCTGGCCACCCTTGCCATCGTGGAGGACGAGGGCTTGGTCGCCAACGCTGAGCGGATGGGTCACCTGTTGGTGGAATCGCTGCGGGCGGTCGCCTCCCGGTACGAGCTCATCGCCGACATCCGCGGCCGCGGTCTGATGATCGGCATCGAATTCGGCCGGCCGAAATCCCTGAAGCTCCGCGCGGGTTGGTCGATGCTGCAAGCCGCCCGTCGCGGCCTGTTCGCGCAACTCGTCGTCGTCCCGCTGTTCACCCGGCACCGGATCCTCACCCAGGTCGCCGGTGACCACATCGACGTCGTGAAATTGTTGCCCCCGCTGGTCATCAGCGAGACGGAAGTGAAGATGTTCGTTGACGCATTCGTCGACGTGATGGACGACGCACATACCGGCAGTGGCCTGCTCTGGGACTTCGGCCGGACTCTGGTCGGGCAGGCAATCCGCCGTTAGCGCGAATCCCTCGGGTGGCCGGAAGCCGCTCCGCGCCGCCGGGACGCCGGTGTCGTCGACGGCTCAGCCCGGCGGCCTCGCGTCGGCTGCGGCGCGGACCGCGGCCGGAAGCGCATCGAGAATCTGGTTGACGGCGGCGTCATCGTGCGCTGCGGAGACAAACCAGGCTTCGTACACCGACGGCGGCGGATGAACACCGCGGTCGAGAAGGGCATGGAAGAACGGCGGGTACCGCCACGCCTCCTGCCCGGTGGCCTGGGCGTAGTTGCGCACCGGCTCGGTCGTGAAGAAGACCGAGAACAGGTTGCCGGCCTGCTGCACCTGGTGCGGCAGGCCGATCCGGCCGAATTCATCACGCAATGCGCGGGCGAGGACGGCGGCGACGTGGTCCAGGCGCGCATAAATGTCGGGCGTGCTCTCTCGCAGCGTCGCCAGCCCCGCCGCCACGGCAACCGGATTTCCCGACAGCGTTCCGGCCTGGTAGACAGTCCCGGCCGGGGCGAGGAGCTGCATGATGTCCCGCCGGCCGCCGAACGCGCCGATGGGCAGCCCGCCGCCGATGACTTTCCCGAAGGTGAAGAGGTCCGCCGCGACCGGGTCACGGCCCCACCAGCCCGCCGAGGACACCCGGAAACCTGTCAGCACTTCGTCGAGCACCAGCAGGGCGCCGTTCTCGTGCGCGATGTCGGCAAGTGCGCGGTTGAAACCAGGCTCGGGTGGGACGACGCCCATGTTTGCCGCAGCTGCTTCCACGATGACGCACGCAATTTCTCCGCCGTACCTTTCGAAGGCCGTCCGCACCGCGTCGATGTCGTTGTAGGGCAGGACAATCGTCTCCGCGGCTTGCCCGGGGGTGACACCAGGGGTTCCGGGAAGGCCAAGGGTGGCGACTCCGCTTCCGGCGGCGGAGAGCAGGGCGTCGACGTGACCGTGGTAGCAGCCGGCGAATTTCACCACCAGCGGCCGGTTGGTATAGGCGCGGGCAAGCCGCAGGGCGCTCATGGTGGCCTCGGTTCCGGAATTCACCAGCCGGATCATCTCGACGGCCGGAACCCGCCGGGCGATCTCCTCCGCCATTTCGATTTCCGCTTCGGTCGGCGCCCCGAAACTTGTGCCGCGTTCCGCCGCCTGCTTCACGGCCGCGACCACCGCAGGATGGGCGTGTCCGAGAATGAGCGGTCCCCATGAGCAGACCAGGTCGACGTACCGATTGCCATCCACGTCCACCAGATACGGGCCGGCGCCGGATTGGATGAACCGTGGTGTGCCGCCGACCGCGCGGAAGGCGCGGACCGGTGAATTCACTCCCCCAGGAATGCGGGCGCGGGCGCGTTCGAAACATGCGGCGGAGACGGCATCGGTGCCGGGGGAGGTCATGGGTCCATTCTTCCGAAGGCGGTTCCGGTTTCTCCGCGGGGCAGTGCTACAAGCCGAAGGCGGCGGCCAACGACGCCGCCTGTGCCGCGGCGCCCAGCGGCGGGAGGCCGAGGAGATCCTCGGTGCCGCGCAGCAGGCTGTAGTGGTCGAGCCGAGCGCTGACCCGTGTTCCGGGCTGAATCGTCGGGGCGATCACGATGGTCGGAATCCGGTTCGCGGAACCGACGCCCTCATCGAAGGTGAGGACGATGACGAGCTCACCGTTCCGGTACGTCGCCGAATTCAGCAGCATCGGCAGGGTTTCTGCCAGCCAGCGGTCACCGGCCGCCACCGAGCAGTCGTGCATGTCATGGCAGAGATTCGGCGTGACGAAGGCGAAGGACGGCAGTCGGCCGGCCGAGGCGTCGGCCGCGAGCTGCGGGTCAAGCGGCACGTCGTTGTGGAGACACTCGGCCCGCTCGTCGACGTAGTACGCGGCCGGGTTGTGTTTGACGGCGTACTCGCCCGATGACGCGGTTGCGCAGGCGTACGGCATGGACTCCTCGTACGCGCGCCAGCTCTTGCCCGCCTGGTCGATTTGGCGGAAAATCGACGGACCGGAAATCGGATGGGCGGCGGGACCGGCGTCGTCGTGCACCCCAAAGGTTGATCCTCCGGTGGCGGCGAGGTAATTCGGCAGCGACGGATGCGTGATCCCGTGGGCGTTGGTCGCCAGCCCGCAGGCATTGGCGAGCGCGTTCTCGTACGGCGCCGATGGATTGCCGATGACGGACGCGTAGTCCTTGTTCTCCAGCCAGATCCATACGACGTGCTGGTAATGCGGCGGCAATCCGATCCACCCGCACGGGCGCGCCGCCGACGGCAGACCGGACGGCGAGCCGGTCGCCGGAGGGGATTGCGCCGGGGTCGCGGCCGGCGTGGATGGGTGCGCTGCGCTGCTTCCAGGTGCGGAGAACGTTCCCGCGGACGGCAGAACCACGGCGCCGGCAGAGTGCGACGGGGTGGGAAGACCGGCCGGCGTCCGCCCGGCTGTGCAGCCTGCTGCGAGGAAACAGCAGCTGACCACCGAGGCGAGCAGCCGCAGACTCGGTCTCGTCCGGGAGTCCGCGGCGGGCCGGGTCATGGCAGGACACGGTCCAGGTACGCGTACGGCGGAAGGGGATCCAGCCCGTCGGGGATGTTCAAATATCCCGGTGCGCTGCCGGGAACGCCGGTGTGGCCGTACTGCCAGACGATGCGATTCTGTTTGGGATCGATGACGATGACCCGGTCATTGTGGTCGTCGGTGACGAGGATGTCGCCGTTCGGCAGCGCCTCGGCGAGGGACGGATACCGCAACCGGTTCGGTCCGGAGGCATACCGCCACCGCCAGATTTCGTGGCCGTAGCGGTCGAAAATCACGACCTGACCGATCGGCGAGTAGTCGACGGTGAGGTATTGGCCGGGTGCGTACTGGTTGCTGTCCGATGGATACCGCACACCCGGCGGGTGGGCCGACCAGAGGACGCGGCCGGCCGGGTCGATCTCGTCGACCCAGTCTCCGTTGATTTCCGTGACGAGGAAATTCCCGTCCGGCAGCGGGAAGACCCCATTCGGGCTCCCGTAATACGTCGGCGGGTCGTGCCGGCATACCCCGACCGTGCCGGCGGTCCAGACGGGTGCCGGCGAACCCGGGCGAAGGCGGAGGATCCGGCAGTTCTTGATGTCGGCGCTCACGACGTCACCGGTCGGCAGCATGATGGCGTCGTCCGGATTCCACAGGTATCCGGGGCCGTGGCCGGGAATTCCCGGGTGACCGTACCGCCAGACCATGGTGCGTGCCGTCGGGTCGATTTCCGTGATGACGAAATCGTCTTCCTGGGTCGCGACAATCTTCGACCCATCGCGGGTGAAGAAGGCATCATCCGGTATCAGGAACGTCTGGCCGTTCGGCAGTTCCCCGGGTTGCGGCCAGATCCAGCGGACCCGTCCCTGCGGATCGACGACTACCAGCCGGTTATTGGCCTTGTCGGCGATGAGAATCGGCCCAGGCAGCACGCTCGGATCCGAACCCGGGGCGAGATATCCCGGTTGGCCTGGTGCCGCGGGCGGCAGCCACGCGGTAAGCGCAGCCGGTTCGCGGACAGCACCTGGTGCCGGGCTGGCCACGGCGCCCGTGCTGGGGCGGGTGCCGGTGGGCGACGTCTGTGCTGGGGAGGACGACGGCGCCGAACCCGAGCCGCCCGGCCGAGCCGCCGACACCGATGTCGCCGACGGGTGCACGGGCTGATGCGCGGTGCACGCCGTACCCGCAAAGAAAAAAGCCGCCACACCGACGGCCGCGAGGCGATGTCGTCCGGTCCGGACCATCCTCATCCCCTTACGAGCTCGACCACCTCGGCTAACGAACGGATGTGCGCGTGCGCTCCCGGCGGATGCGGGCAATCGCCGTACGGGTCCAGGTGGAGCGGATGTATGCCGGCCGCCCGGGCGCCGTCCACATCGGCGAGCGCCATGTCACCGACGTGCACGACGCGGTCCGCTGAGATGCCGAGCCGGTTCAATGCGATCCGGAAGATCTCCGGATCGGGTTTGGCGTACCCGACCACAGTCGAGTCGATCACCACCTCCACCGGCACCTCGCACCGCCGCAAGGTCTCCTCGACCAAGCCGTCCGCGTTCGACACCACCGCAATGGCCACCCCGGTCGCGGCGAGGTGCTGGAGATTCTCGATGACGCCGTCAGGGACGACGTTCCACAGGCTGTACACCGGCGCGCCGAAGAGCGCGGCCAGTCCGGCGACAGCGTCGTCGCGCCGATCCGGCGGTACGTCGGCCACGGCGGCCAAATTGGCGAAGTACAGTCGCCAATCGGCCTGTCCAACCCGGTCCATCGCGGCGATTCCCGAGTAATGCGCGCGATGCAGGGTGCGAAGGTCGGGTCTGCCTCCGGCGGCACGGAGCGTGGCCGCAACCGCCCACGGATTCGGCAGCAGCAGCACGCCGCCGGCGTCCAACAACACCGCCTTGGGGCGTCCATTCTCCGGCATCAGTGCAGCCATCGGGCCGCCTCGCTTGCCCAGTACGTGATGACGATGTCGGCCCCCGCCCGGCGGATCCCGGTGAGAAGCTCGAGAATCACAGCCCGCCGGTCGATCCAACCCTGCGCCGCAGCCGCCTCCACCATCGCGTACTCACCGCTTACGTGGTACGCCGCAACGGGAATGTCAACGGCGTTGCGTACCGCGCGGACAATGTCGAGGTACGCAAGGGCGGGTTTGACCATCACCATGTCCGCGCCTTGAGCGACGTCCAGCGCAACTTCCCGCAGCGCTTCCCGCGCATTGGCGGCGTCCTGCTGGTAGCCGCGACGATCTCCGAAAGCCGGCGCACATTCGGCGGCGTCGCGGAACGGCCCGTACAACGCGGATGCATATTTCGCCGAGTACGCGAGGATCGCGGTGTCGGAGAAACCTGCGCCGTCGAGAGCGGTTCGGATGGCGCCGACCTGGCCGTCCATCATGCCGCTCGGCGCGACGACGTGTGCACCGGCCTCCGCCTGCGCAACGGCGATGGTTGCATAGCGGTCGAGGGTCGCGTCGTTGTCGACGATCCATTCGCCGGTGCGCGTCTCGCGGAGCACTCCGCAGTGCCCGTGGCTGGTGTACTCATCCAGGCAGAGGTCAGCGATCAGAACGGTGTCATCGCCGAATTCGGTGCGCAAGTCGCGCAAAGTTCGTTGAATGATCCCGTCCGGATCGTCGGCCGCCGAGCCGCGGTCGTCCTTCTGGGCCGGGATCCCGAAGAGCAGCAGGCCGCCGACGCCGGCTTCCACAGCGTCGTGGGCCGCCTTCCGCACGGAATCCCGGGTGTGCTGGACGACGCCGGGCATCGAGGCGACCGGGACCGGTTCACGGGCGTCTTCCTTCACAAACAGCGGTAAGACGAGATCCGCCGGGGTGAGGGCCGTTTCGGCGACCAGCCGCCGCAGTGCAGCGGTGCCGCGCAGCCTGCGCGGCCGGATTGGGCCGGCGTCCATCCGATCCCTCCTCTCCTCCTGCGCCGCGGGGAGATTCCTCACCCGGACGCGCTGCCGCGCGGATTCGGCGTACCGCCACGCGTCATCGAGCGCGCCGCCGGTGGCCGACCCGCGGTCGACCCGGCTTGCCGGTCCATTCGCCGGCGGCGATCGCCGCCTCGCGTTGGGCCAGGCCGAATTCCGCCAACGCGTCGACCAACGCGGCCATCGACGGTTCCGGCGCGAGGACGTCGACCCGCAGACCGTGCTCCTCCGCGGTTTTCGCGGTCTGCGGACCGATGCACGCGATAACGGTACTCGCGTGTGGTTTTCCGGCGATGCCGACGAGGTTGCGCACCGTTGACGACGAGGTGAAGCAGACGGCGTCGAAACCGCCGGTCTTGATGGCTTCGCGGATCGGGGCCGGCGGCGGTGCGGCGCGGACCGTCCGGTAGGCAGTGACGTCCTCCACCTCCCAGCCGAGTTCGACGAGGCCGGCGACCAATGTGTCCGTCGCGATGTCCGCGCGCGGCAGCAGCACCCGATTGATCGGGTCGAGCACCTTGTCGTACGGCGGGAAATCCGCAAGAAGGCCGGCGGCCGACTGTTCGCCGGAGGGTACGAGGTCCGGCTTGATGCCGTGCGCCCGCAGGATCGCCGCGGTCTGCTCGCCGACGGCGGCGATTTTGATGCCGGAGAAGGCGCGGGCGTCAAGCCCGTATTCCTCGAATTTCTCCAGCACCGCGCGGACGGCGTTCGCCGATGTCAGGGCCAGCCACTCATAGCGGCCGGTGACGAGACCGCGGATCGCCCGATCCATCTGCTGCGGCGTGCGCGGCGGTTCAACGGAAATCGTCGGCACTTCAACCGGGATCGCCCCGTGCGCCCGCAGTTTCTCGGAGAGCGCGGCGGCTTGCTCCTTGGTCCGCGGCACGAGCACCCGCCAGCCGAACAGGGGCTTCGCCTCAAACCACGAGAAATTCGCCCGATGTTTGACGACGTCACCGACGACCATGACGACCGGTGACGGCAGGCCGGCCGCTTTTACCTCCGCGGCAAGGGAATCGAGGGTGGCAACGACGGTGTGCTGTGCGGTCGTCGTCCCCCCGTGGGTCACGGCAACCGGGGTCTGTGCGTTGCGCCCCGCCGACATCAACGCCTCGGCGGCGCCGGGGATGTCGTCGACGCCGATCAGGACGGTGGTGGCGGTGGTCTTCCCGAGCTCCGCCCATTTAGGGGCCCCGGTGCGCACGTCGACGATCCGGATCTCGTGGTGGCGGGAGTCGACCAGCGGAATGCCTGCGTACGCGGGAATTCCGGTCGCCGCGGGGACGGCGGGCACGATTTCGAAGCCGATATGAGCCTTCACGCACGCGGCAATTTCGTCGTGGCTGGTATCGAGGAGCGGATCCCCTTCGACCAACCGGACGACCTGAGCACCGGATTTCGCCGCGTCCACAAGGTATTTCGCTCGTTCCGTTCTGCCGGCCGGGTTGCCGGATTCCGCGGCGGAGAAATCCGTCACAGCGGCGCCGTCGCGGAAGTGCCGAGAGACCGCCTGCGGCGGCGCGGTGTCGCAGACGATGACGTCCGCCCGGCCGAGAAGATCGACGGCGCGGAGGGTGAGGAGGTCAGGGTCGCCGGGGCCGAGCCCCACGAACGCCACCTGACCTTTGGTCGTGCTCGTCATGGTCGTCCTGTTCCTTTGTCGTGCCTGTCGGGGTCATGCGGTTCCCCCGTTTGTTTCGGAGCCTGGAGCAGCTGATCCGCCCCCGCGCGGATCAGATCGGCGGCGAGCCGCCGCCCGAGGTCGCTTGCGTCGTCCGGCGTCCCGGTCAACGACCGGCGGAATGCGGTCGTGCCGGACGGGTCGACGACGACGGCGTCCAGCTGCAGGGTGTCCGCGGTGACCACGCCCAGCGCACCCACCGGCGCCGAGCACCCCGCGCCCACGGCGGCCAGCAGCGCACGCTCTGCGGTGACCGCCGCCCGGGTCGCCGGATCGTCCAGGCCGGCGAGAATCCCGGCGAGCCGGCCGCCGTCCGCGATGTCCGCCCGGCGGCACTCGACGGCGAGCGCGCCTTGACCGGGTGCCGGCAGCATCACCGTCGGGTCGAAGAATTCGGCGGCTTCTTCCGACCGGTGCAATCGGGCAAGTCCGGCCGCCGCCACAATCAACGCGGCGTACCCGCCTGCGTGGAGTTTGCCGAGCCGGGTATCGAGGTTACCGCGGATCGGGCGAATTTCCAGATCCGGCCGGAGCAGCCGCAGTTGGGCGGCGCGCCGTGGCGATCCGGTGCCGACGATCGCACCCGTCGGCAGTTCCGCCAGCCGGCATCCCGCGCCGGTGACGAGCGCATCGCGCGGATCCGCGCGGCGCGGGATGGCCGCAATGGCCAGCTCGGGTATTTCCGCCGTCGGCAAATCCTTCATCGAATGGACGACGACGTCCACCTCGCCGCGGAGCAGTGCGGCCCGGAGCTCGGCGACGAAAACGCCGGAGCCGGCGAATTCGTGCAGGGGGACGTCGGCGTGCCGATCGCCCGTGCTCTGGATACCGACGATTTCCACCCGGCAGCCGGCGGCACGGAGGGCGCCGGCGATCTCCTCGGTCTGCGCGCGGGCGAGCGTGCTGCGCCGGGTGCCCAGCCGCAGCACGGAGAGGGCGGCGGCTGTCGTCATGGGCGGCTCTCCCGGCCGGCGTCCTGCGCCGCGGCGGCCGACGGGGGTTCAGCGTCGTCCCGCCGCGGTTCAGCGTCTGTCGCGGCTTCGTCGGTCGGTTGGTACGCCGCCCGCGCCGGGGAGTCGGTGCTGGGCTGCGGAGCGGAGATGGCGACGGGCTGGGCCGGATCGAGGTCGAAGAGCGTCCGCAGCGCCTCCGAGTAGGAATCCGGTCCGGCCAGGCCGGCAAGTTCCTGCACCCGCACGGTCGGGGCGTGCAGCAATTTGTCGACGACCCGGTGAACCGTGGTCCGAATTTCCTCGAATTGCCGCGGATCCAATTCCGGAAGCCGCTTCTCGAGGCGGCGCAATTCGGCGGCGACCACCCGGGCCGCTTTGTCGCGGAGCGCAACGACCGTCGGTACGACGCCGACGGCGGCGCGCCGGGCCACGTGCGCGTCGAATTCCTCGTCGAGGATGTGCCGGGCGTGCCGGACGTCCGCGCTGCTGGCCGTGTTCTCCAACACCGGGCGCAGCGTTTCGAGATCGACCCGGATCACGTTGGGCAACCGGTCGACGTCCGGGTCGACGTCATGCGGCAGGGCGATGTCGAGAATGCCGAGCGGATTCGTGCGCCCGGCGACGGCCTTCGTCAGGGTGGCTGCGTCGACGACCGGGTGGACCGAGCCGGTGCACGAGACGACGACGTCGGTCTCGGCGAGAAGGTCGGCGAGTTTCTCGAGCGCCGCGGCCTGCCCGTTGTACCGCTGGGCCAGCGCGGTCGCGCGGCGGAGCGTCCGACTGGCGACGGTGAGCCCGGTGATGCCCACCCGCGTGAGAGCGGCAACGGCCACTGATGCCATCGCCCCCGCGCCGATGACGAGTGCGCGGCGTCCGGCCAAGGGGCCCAACCGCTCGCTGAGAATCTGCAACCCGACGTCCACCAGGGTCTGTCCTGCGGAATCGATCCGCGTCTCGGCGCGCACCCTGCGGGCGGCGTGCAGGGCGTCCTGGACGATTGCGTGGAGGTCACGGCCGGCGTAACCGCGTTCTTGCGCGAGCCGGAACGCGTCGCGGACTTGGCCGACGACTTGGTGTTCGCCGATCAGCATGGAGTCAAGTCCGGCGGCCACCGCGAAAAGGTGCTGCACAGCGCGGTCGTCGTAATGGACGTGCACGTGGCCGGCGATCTCGTCGAAATTGACGTTGCCGTGCCGGCTGAGCAATTCGGAGATGAGGGTCAACGCAGGATGGAATTTCTCGACGCACGCGTAGATTTCCACCCGATTGCAGGTCGAGAGCACCATTCCTTCCCGGACCACCGGGGAACCGACGAGATCGTCGAGAAGCTTCGTGGCCTGATCGGAATCCAGAACGGCCCGTTCAAGCAGGGAGAGCGGCGTTCCGCGATGCGACACCCCGACGACGAGCAGGCTCATCGCAGCACCCCCGCCGTGCGGTCCGCCTCTTCGGCCAGCGGACGGCGCGCCGAGCCGACGGAGAATTCCGTCGTCCGCGGCCGCGGCGCGGATCCGTTTCTCGGCGTCGCCGGCTGAGGTGCTGCGGCGGGTGGCGTCGCCGGGTCCGGCTGGAGGTCCCGTCGGAATTCGGAATCCGGCGTGTCGCGGCGGGTCTGATGGTCCGTGCCGTCGTGCAGGGCCCGCCGCTGGGCGTGGAAGGCTAGGATTTGCAGCTCTGTCGAGAGATCGACCTTGCGAATCTCCACAGTCGGCGGCACGACGAGAATCGCCGGCGCGAAATTCAGGATGCTGCGAATGCCGGCCCGCACCAAGCGGTCGCAGACCTCCTGGGCTGCGGCCGCCGGCGTTGCGATGACACCGATCGCCACCCGCTCGGCCGCCACGATCTGTTCCAGGTCGGCAATGTCGTGGACGATGAGCGAGCCGACGCGACGTCCAATCTGGCGCGGGTCGGCGTCGAAGAGGCAGGCGATCCGGAAGCCCCGGCTGGCGAAACCGCCGTAATTCGCCAGCGCCCGCCCGAGGTTTCCGACTCCGACGATTGCGACGGCCCAGTCCTGGGTGAGGCCGAGTTCCCGGGAGATCTGATAGATCAGGTAATCGACCTCGTATCCCACGCCCCGGGTGCCGTAGGAGCCGAGGTGGGAGAGGTCCTTGCGAAGCTTGGCGGGATTGACCCCGGCCGCGGTCGCGAGATGCTGCGACGAGACGGTTGCGACGCCGGCGTCCGCGAGATTCTGCAAGACCCGTAGGTACACGGGAAGACGGGCGATCGACGCCTCGGGAATGCCTCGCGTGCTGGTGGACCGCGTTGTGGTGGAACGCACCGGATCTCCGCTGGGACGTGAGCTGCCTCCAGGGTACGACTTTGTGAACGCACGCACAAAATCCGGCGATCTTGATGGGAGTGTGCCGCCGACGATGGGTCGGCGCGAACCGGATCCGCTCAGCCGGTCACCCGGAGGACGGGCTGGGCACCGGGTTCCCGGCTGGGGTCGGCGAGGCGGGAAGCCCTGCGGCGTCCGACGGCACCGGGGGCGCCGTCGCTTCCGTCCCAGCGGGCGCAAGATATGCGGCGGCCACGGCAATGACCGGAAGGACGTCTGCGGTCGGCGGAGCGTCACGGATGGTGAAGAACCAGGCGGGGAGCAGGATCAGCCGGACGCCGGCCGGCGACGACTGGTCCCAGTCCAGCTGCAGGCCGAGGTGCGCACCCGTGACGATCACCGGTTGCGGTGGGCGGCACACCGGCATGGGGAGTGGCATTGGCGCCGGCGGTTCCGGCCGGGAGCGGCCGGTGGCCGGCTCACCCTCGGGCACCGGCTCACCCCCGGTTGCCGGCTCACCCTCGGTGGCCGGGTTCCCTTCGGTGGCGAGCGGGCAGGCAATGGCGGGGGCGACGATCGGTCGCCGGGCCAGGTCGTCGAACGCCGCCTGGGCGCTGCGCAGGGGATACACCGGCCCTTCGATCGGG
Encoded proteins:
- a CDS encoding glutamyl-tRNA reductase, whose amino-acid sequence is MSLLVVGVSHRGTPLSLLERAVLDSDQATKLLDDLVGSPVVREGMVLSTCNRVEIYACVEKFHPALTLISELLSRHGNVNFDEIAGHVHVHYDDRAVQHLFAVAAGLDSMLIGEHQVVGQVRDAFRLAQERGYAGRDLHAIVQDALHAARRVRAETRIDSAGQTLVDVGLQILSERLGPLAGRRALVIGAGAMASVAVAALTRVGITGLTVASRTLRRATALAQRYNGQAAALEKLADLLAETDVVVSCTGSVHPVVDAATLTKAVAGRTNPLGILDIALPHDVDPDVDRLPNVIRVDLETLRPVLENTASSADVRHARHILDEEFDAHVARRAAVGVVPTVVALRDKAARVVAAELRRLEKRLPELDPRQFEEIRTTVHRVVDKLLHAPTVRVQELAGLAGPDSYSEALRTLFDLDPAQPVAISAPQPSTDSPARAAYQPTDEAATDAEPRRDDAEPPSAAAAQDAGRESRP
- a CDS encoding redox-sensing transcriptional repressor Rex, whose protein sequence is MRSTTTRSTSTRGIPEASIARLPVYLRVLQNLADAGVATVSSQHLATAAGVNPAKLRKDLSHLGSYGTRGVGYEVDYLIYQISRELGLTQDWAVAIVGVGNLGRALANYGGFASRGFRIACLFDADPRQIGRRVGSLIVHDIADLEQIVAAERVAIGVIATPAAAAQEVCDRLVRAGIRSILNFAPAILVVPPTVEIRKVDLSTELQILAFHAQRRALHDGTDHQTRRDTPDSEFRRDLQPDPATPPAAAPQPATPRNGSAPRPRTTEFSVGSARRPLAEEADRTAGVLR